A single genomic interval of Leptospira montravelensis harbors:
- a CDS encoding flavin reductase family protein yields the protein MKTFPFIYNEPKEFLGSLQLKDWADFLLGEINPRFSVTAIKAKVIEVREETADAKTFVLKPNWLWKGFVSGQHVPVTLEIAGRRVTRFYSLSSAPNSKYVSITVKRQSGGIVSNFINQNIKKGDLLELGEPQGEFVLPKILPSKFLFLAGGSGITPIHSILKQLQSMKYTGKATLLYFVRSFEDIILRSSLEEMAKATGWLDIRYIFSDVPKEGYDSGFLTKEILQKYTDDLKSYSVYVCGPGPMQTKALSLLEGNEVKSELFMLPGQSSLKVIKTGTVDVFLSLSHKTIQVKGERSLLEELEDQGIYPQSGCRMGICHTCVCKKSAGSVTDLAIGEVSGLGEQNIQICISRAESNLELEL from the coding sequence ATGAAAACATTTCCTTTTATCTACAATGAACCCAAAGAATTTTTGGGATCTCTCCAGTTGAAAGATTGGGCCGATTTCCTTCTGGGTGAAATCAATCCGAGATTTTCAGTCACTGCCATCAAGGCGAAAGTAATAGAAGTTCGGGAAGAAACTGCGGATGCAAAAACTTTTGTTTTAAAACCCAACTGGCTTTGGAAAGGTTTTGTTTCCGGCCAACATGTTCCCGTCACTCTAGAAATTGCGGGAAGACGAGTTACAAGATTTTATTCTTTATCTTCAGCACCAAACAGCAAGTATGTTTCCATTACCGTAAAACGTCAGTCAGGTGGAATTGTATCAAACTTTATCAATCAAAATATCAAAAAAGGTGATTTGTTAGAACTTGGTGAACCACAAGGTGAGTTTGTTCTTCCAAAGATTTTACCTTCAAAATTTTTATTTTTGGCCGGTGGAAGTGGGATCACTCCTATCCATTCCATTCTTAAACAACTTCAATCAATGAAATACACTGGTAAAGCGACGCTACTTTACTTTGTTAGGTCTTTTGAAGATATCATTTTACGTTCTTCTTTAGAGGAAATGGCAAAAGCAACAGGTTGGTTAGACATTCGTTATATTTTTTCTGATGTTCCTAAGGAAGGTTACGATTCTGGTTTTTTGACTAAGGAAATTTTACAAAAGTATACGGATGATTTAAAGTCTTATTCTGTTTATGTATGTGGTCCTGGACCCATGCAAACCAAAGCACTTTCACTGTTAGAAGGAAATGAGGTGAAGTCTGAGTTATTTATGTTACCCGGACAATCTTCATTAAAAGTGATAAAAACAGGAACAGTGGATGTGTTTCTCTCATTGAGTCATAAAACCATTCAAGTGAAAGGGGAACGTTCATTATTAGAAGAATTAGAAGACCAAGGAATTTATCCACAAAGTGGATGTAGGATGGGTATTTGCCATACTTGTGTTTGTAAAAAATCTGCTGGTTCTGTTACTGATTTAGCAATAGGCGAAGTATCGGGGTTAGGTGAACAAAATATTCAAATTTGTATCTCCCGTGCTGAATCAAATTTGGAATTAGAACTTTAG